Within Burkholderia diffusa, the genomic segment CAATCGATAGACGGCCGCGTCGTCGGAGGTCTCGGTGCCGACCAGCAGGTCCGGAAACAGCGCCGGCGGCGTCGCGCGCTTCAGCAGCTCGGACAGCACGCCCGGCGCGATCTTGCAGCCGCAGCCGCCCCCGTGCGACAGGCTCGTGAGGCGCGGAACGGCGGGCGGGGTGAGGGTGGCTTCGGTCATCGTCGGCATCCGGTGAATAACAACGCTCCATTATCGACAATTCCGCGCGAGCGCGCCGGATACCCACATAATTGACGGCGCTTGCCGCTCCCCTGCCCGTCCGTCCCTTCGTTCATGGATCACCTGTTCATCGGCCTCGTGCTGTGCTCCGCGTTGCTGCACGCGATCTGGAATGCCTTCCTCCATGTCAGCGAAGACCGGCTCGTCCAGATCGGCACGATGTCGCTGCCGTATCTCGCGTTCGGCATCGCCGGCGCCGTGCTGCTGCCCGCGCCGGCGCCCGCCGCCTGGCCGTATGTCGCGGCGTCGGCGGTGCTCGAGGTTGCGTACTGCTTCACGCTGGCGCGCGCGTACCGCAACGGCGAGTTCGGGCAGATCTATCCGATCGCGCGCGGGATCTCGCCACTGCTCGTGTCGATGCTGGCGCTCGCGCTGCTGCACGAGCGGCCGACGCCGGTCGGCTTCGCGGGCATCGCGCTCGTGTCGTTCGGGATCATGTCGCTCGCGCTGCGGCGCGGCTTCCGGTTCTCCGGCGAAGGCGTGCCGTACGCGCTGCTCACGGGGGTGTTCATCGCCGCGTATTCGATCTGCGACGGGATCGGCTCGCGCGTGTCCGGCAGCGCGCTCGGCTACATCGCGTGGGTGTATCTGCTGTGGAGCGTGCCGCAGCTCGTGCTCGTCTGCGTGCTGCGCGGCGGCCCGCGCGCGGTGCTCGCGTCGCGCACCGCGCTCACGCACGGCGCGATCGCCGGCACGATCTCGCTTGCCGCATACGGGATCGTGATCCTCGCATACCGGCACCTGCCGGTCGCGACGGTGTCGGCACTGCGCGAGACGAGCTCGATCTTCGCGGTCGCGATCGGCTGGTTCGTGATGCGCGAGCGGCCCGGCGCGCAGCGGCTCGCCGCGTGCGTGCTGGTGGTCGCGGGCGCGGCGTTGATTCGGCTGTAGCGCACGCCAACGATCGATTCCCGCCGCGGAAGCGATCGTCAGGTCCACTACCGGCGCCCCACCTCGCAGCGCGCGCATGCCCCCGTCCGGCTCGCTTCAGACCGTCGCGGCCACCTGGTCGAACGCCCGCTCGTCGATCGCCTCGGCCAACGTCGCGAACGCCGTCGCGATCTCGTCCTCCGGCACGCACGCGTAACCGAGCAGCAAGCCCGACTCCGCACGTTCGCGCTGCGCGTAATAGCCGGACAACGGCCGCACGACGATGTTGCGTTCGAGCGCGGCCTGCGCGACCGCGCGATCGTCGACACCGTCCGGCAGCCGCGTGACGAGATGCAGCCCGGCGTCGCTGCCGAGCGCCTGCAGCGTGTCGCCATAGCGGCGTGCGACCGCATCGAGCAGCACCTCGCGGCGCTGCCCGTACAGCGTGCGCATCTTGCGGATGTGCGACACGAAGTGCCCTTCCGCGATGAATTCCGCAAGCACCGCCTGCTGCAGCAGCTGACCTTCGCGATACAGCTCGGCGCTCGCGGTCGCGAAGCTCTCCGCGAGCGGCTCCGGCGCGACGAGATATCCGACCCGCAGCCCCGGAAACAGCGTCTTGCCGAAGCTGCCGACGTAGATCACCTGCCCGGCCGTATCGAGCCCCTGCAGCGACGCGAGCGGCCGGCTGCCGTAGCGGAATTCGCTGTCGTAGTCGTCCTCGATGATCCAGCAGCCGTGCTGGCGTGCGTATTCGAGCAGCATCCGGCGCCGCGCGAGGCTCATCACCATCCCGAGCGGATACTGGTGCGACGGCGTGACGAGCATCAGCTTCGGCGGCTCGGCGAGAT encodes:
- a CDS encoding DMT family transporter, encoding MDHLFIGLVLCSALLHAIWNAFLHVSEDRLVQIGTMSLPYLAFGIAGAVLLPAPAPAAWPYVAASAVLEVAYCFTLARAYRNGEFGQIYPIARGISPLLVSMLALALLHERPTPVGFAGIALVSFGIMSLALRRGFRFSGEGVPYALLTGVFIAAYSICDGIGSRVSGSALGYIAWVYLLWSVPQLVLVCVLRGGPRAVLASRTALTHGAIAGTISLAAYGIVILAYRHLPVATVSALRETSSIFAVAIGWFVMRERPGAQRLAACVLVVAGAALIRL